One Osmerus mordax isolate fOsmMor3 chromosome 25, fOsmMor3.pri, whole genome shotgun sequence DNA window includes the following coding sequences:
- the plp1b gene encoding proteolipid protein 1b isoform X2, producing MGCYDCCVRCLGAVPYPSLVATLLCFTGVALFCGCGHEALAQTEVLVETHFARNIQDYAVMASFIKYFQYVIYGLAGFFFLYCILLLAEGFYTTSAVKQTFGEFRSTRCGRCLSLTFLVLTYILVVIWLAVFAFAAIPVFFFFNMAQTCHNINLLAETAPSINQHSWICMDARQYGLLPWNAMPGKACGMTLASICKTKEFFGTYDFYIAAFVGAGVALHALFLYVIATTYNYAVLRFLGRKGMRC from the exons ATGG GTTGCTATGATTGCTGTGTCCGCTGCCTGGGGGCAGTGCCTTACCCGTCGCTGGTGGCGACTCTACTGTGCTTCACCGGCGTCGCACTGTTCTGTGGCTGCGGGCACGAGGCTCTGGCTCAGACCGAGGTCCTGGTCGAGACGCACTTCGCTCGCAACATCCAAGACTACGCCGTCATGGCCTCGTT CATCAAGTACTTCCAGTATGTGATCTACGGCCTGGCCGGATTCTTCTTCCTCTACTGCATCCTGCTGCTGGCTGAGGGGTTTTACACCACGAGCGCCGTCAAGCAGACCTTCGGAGAGTTCCGGAGCACTAGATGTGGCCGTTGCCTCAGCCTGACG TTCCTAGTCCTGACATACATCCTGGTCGTCATCTGGCTGGCTGTGTTTGCCTTCGCGGCCATacctgtcttcttcttcttcaacaTGGCACAGACCTGCCACAACATCAACCTCCTGGCAGAGACCGCGCCGAGCATAAACCAGCACAGCTGGATCTGCATGGACGCCAGGCAGTACG GTCTCCTTCCTTGGAACGCCATGCCAGGTAAGGCATGCGGAATGACGCTAGCCTCGATCTGCAAAAccaaagag TTCTTTGGCACCTATGACTTTTATATAGCTGCATTTGTTGGTGCCGGGGTGGCTCTCCATGCTTTG tTCCTGTATGTGATAGCAACGACCTATAACTATGCAGTCCTGCGCTTCCTGGGAAGGAAAGGCATGCGCTGTTAG
- the plp1b gene encoding proteolipid protein 1b isoform X1 has translation MCCVLVCAVCAACVFIYYAPSGCYDCCVRCLGAVPYPSLVATLLCFTGVALFCGCGHEALAQTEVLVETHFARNIQDYAVMASFIKYFQYVIYGLAGFFFLYCILLLAEGFYTTSAVKQTFGEFRSTRCGRCLSLTFLVLTYILVVIWLAVFAFAAIPVFFFFNMAQTCHNINLLAETAPSINQHSWICMDARQYGLLPWNAMPGKACGMTLASICKTKEFFGTYDFYIAAFVGAGVALHALFLYVIATTYNYAVLRFLGRKGMRC, from the exons AtgtgctgtgtgctggtgtgtgcggtgtgtgccgcctgtgtgtttatatattatGCCCCCTCAGGTTGCTATGATTGCTGTGTCCGCTGCCTGGGGGCAGTGCCTTACCCGTCGCTGGTGGCGACTCTACTGTGCTTCACCGGCGTCGCACTGTTCTGTGGCTGCGGGCACGAGGCTCTGGCTCAGACCGAGGTCCTGGTCGAGACGCACTTCGCTCGCAACATCCAAGACTACGCCGTCATGGCCTCGTT CATCAAGTACTTCCAGTATGTGATCTACGGCCTGGCCGGATTCTTCTTCCTCTACTGCATCCTGCTGCTGGCTGAGGGGTTTTACACCACGAGCGCCGTCAAGCAGACCTTCGGAGAGTTCCGGAGCACTAGATGTGGCCGTTGCCTCAGCCTGACG TTCCTAGTCCTGACATACATCCTGGTCGTCATCTGGCTGGCTGTGTTTGCCTTCGCGGCCATacctgtcttcttcttcttcaacaTGGCACAGACCTGCCACAACATCAACCTCCTGGCAGAGACCGCGCCGAGCATAAACCAGCACAGCTGGATCTGCATGGACGCCAGGCAGTACG GTCTCCTTCCTTGGAACGCCATGCCAGGTAAGGCATGCGGAATGACGCTAGCCTCGATCTGCAAAAccaaagag TTCTTTGGCACCTATGACTTTTATATAGCTGCATTTGTTGGTGCCGGGGTGGCTCTCCATGCTTTG tTCCTGTATGTGATAGCAACGACCTATAACTATGCAGTCCTGCGCTTCCTGGGAAGGAAAGGCATGCGCTGTTAG
- the plp1b gene encoding proteolipid protein 1b isoform X3, whose amino-acid sequence MFPVKQPWLCKALGCYDCCVRCLGAVPYPSLVATLLCFTGVALFCGCGHEALAQTEVLVETHFARNIQDYAVMASFIKYFQYVIYGLAGFFFLYCILLLAEGFYTTSAVKQTFGEFRSTRCGRCLSLTFLVLTYILVVIWLAVFAFAAIPVFFFFNMAQTCHNINLLAETAPSINQHSWICMDARQYGLLPWNAMPGKACGMTLASICKTKEFFGTYDFYIAAFVGAGVALHALFLYVIATTYNYAVLRFLGRKGMRC is encoded by the exons ATGTTTCCTGTCAAGCAGCCTTGGCTTTGCAAAGCCTTAG GTTGCTATGATTGCTGTGTCCGCTGCCTGGGGGCAGTGCCTTACCCGTCGCTGGTGGCGACTCTACTGTGCTTCACCGGCGTCGCACTGTTCTGTGGCTGCGGGCACGAGGCTCTGGCTCAGACCGAGGTCCTGGTCGAGACGCACTTCGCTCGCAACATCCAAGACTACGCCGTCATGGCCTCGTT CATCAAGTACTTCCAGTATGTGATCTACGGCCTGGCCGGATTCTTCTTCCTCTACTGCATCCTGCTGCTGGCTGAGGGGTTTTACACCACGAGCGCCGTCAAGCAGACCTTCGGAGAGTTCCGGAGCACTAGATGTGGCCGTTGCCTCAGCCTGACG TTCCTAGTCCTGACATACATCCTGGTCGTCATCTGGCTGGCTGTGTTTGCCTTCGCGGCCATacctgtcttcttcttcttcaacaTGGCACAGACCTGCCACAACATCAACCTCCTGGCAGAGACCGCGCCGAGCATAAACCAGCACAGCTGGATCTGCATGGACGCCAGGCAGTACG GTCTCCTTCCTTGGAACGCCATGCCAGGTAAGGCATGCGGAATGACGCTAGCCTCGATCTGCAAAAccaaagag TTCTTTGGCACCTATGACTTTTATATAGCTGCATTTGTTGGTGCCGGGGTGGCTCTCCATGCTTTG tTCCTGTATGTGATAGCAACGACCTATAACTATGCAGTCCTGCGCTTCCTGGGAAGGAAAGGCATGCGCTGTTAG